Genomic DNA from Bacteriovorax sp. Seq25_V:
CTTTCTCATCGCCGAGTTAGGCTTCTTTGGTGTAGTAGTGTAAACTCTTGTACAAACTCCGCGTCTTTGTGGACACGATACTAGCGCAGGTGACTTAGTTTTTTCAACTTTATCTACTCTGCCCTTTCTAATTAACTGATTAATCGTAGGCATTTCCGCTCCTTAAAACAATATTATTACCAAGATGTAATTTAGCTAGGAGGAATAACACATCACACCTAGCTAAATCAAGCATTTTTAAAACATTAATGTAGAAGTTTCTTCTGATTTTGTAAAATCATCTTCTACCACCGCGTCAAATTCGCGGTATCTTTGGATTCCAGAACCCGCTGGGATTAAGCGTCCCATAATTACGTTTTCTTTCAGTCCTCTTAACTCATCGCTCTTACCTTCAAGGGCAGCTTGAGTAAGAACCTTTGTTGTTTCCTGGAATGACGCAGCTGAGATAAACGAGTCTGTCGTTAATGCAGCTTTTGTAATACCAAGTAGTAAAGGTCTTGCTTGCGCTGGCTCGTAACCTTGAGCAACAAGTTTTTCATTTTCACTGATTAGTTCTGTTTTAGTTACAGAGTCACCAACAACAAATGTTGAATCACCTGGATCAGTTACTTCTACTTTCTTAAGCATTTGAGATACAATTACCTCAATGTGCTTATCATCGATATCAACACCTTGAAGTCTATAAACTTCTTGGATCTCATCAACGATATAACCAGCAAGTTCCTTAATACCTAAAACTCTTAGGATATCATGTGGGTTTGCTGGACCATCCATGATTGGCTCTCCAGCTCTAATGTAGTCACCTTCGTTAACTGTAACGAATCTTCCTTTTGGAATAGTGTATACAACTGGATCACTTCCATCTTCTGGCTTAACAAGTACTCTACGGCTACCTCTAACTTCAGCACCAAATTCAATTGTTCCTGAAACGTCAGAGATCTGAGCAGCGTTTGTCGGCTTTCTAGCTTCGAAAAGTTCAGCAACTCTTGGAAGACCCCCTGTAATATCTTTTGTTTTCGTCGTTTCACGAGAAAGCTTAGATAGTACACCACCGACTGCTACGCTATCACCTTCATTAACTGTAAGTGTTGCTCCAACCTGAAGTCTGTACGATGCTTGTCTTTTTGTTCCAGGAACAAGAAGTGCATTCCCATCAGCATCACAAATTGTAACTCTTGGTTGAAGAGATGGGTCTTTAGACTCCATAACAACTCTTTGAGTTAAACCTGTAACCGTATCTGTTTGTTCACTGATAGTTGCACCAACGATCATATCTTCAAACTTTACAGTACCGGCTACTTCAGTAAGAAGTGGAATCGAGAACGGGTCCCATTCAATTAGAGTGTCCCCAACGTTTACGTCAGTTCCCTCTGCAAAGAATAGTTTCGCACCGTAAACAGCAGCGTATCTTTCTTTTTCAACACCTCTGTTATCTTTAATAACAAGAGATCCGTTTTTGTTCATAACGATTAGACCATTTGGAGTCTCAGCAAGCTTTACGTTATCAAAGATTACCTGACCAGCAGTTCTAACGATTGTTTTGTTAACTTGTGCACCAGCAGTTGCAGTACCCCCGACGTGGAATGTACGCATTGTAAGCTGTGTACCTGGCTCACCAATTGACTGAGCAGCAATAACACCAACAGTTTCACCCATTGATACTAGGGACCCTCTTGCAAGGTCACGTCCAAAACACATAGCACAGAAACCGTGTTTCTCGTTACATGTAAGAACTGATCTTACTTTAATCTGGTCAACTTCTTGATCTTTTAGAAGTTGAAGATCTTTTTCAGTTAGCATATGTCCAGCAGCAAGAACTTCTTCACCGTTTACGTTAAGAACAGATGATGCCGTAACACGACCCATAGCTCTTTCAGAAACGTGCTCAACAACTTCACCTGATTCAATACGTGAAGTAAGAGTAATTCCGTCCGTAGTTCCACAGTCTTCAGTTCTAATAATACCATCTTGTGCAACGTCAACTAGTCTTCTTGTTAGATAACCAGAGTTTGCTGTCTTAAGAGCAGTATCGGCTAGACCCTTACGTGCACCGTGGGTAGACGTAAAGTACTGAAGTGCCGATAGACCTTCACGGAAGTTAGAAGTAATTGGCGTCTCAATAATTTCACCAGATGGCTTAGCCATTAGACCCCTCATCGCAGCGAGCTGTCTCATCTGCTGAGCAGAACCCCTCGCTCCAGAGTCGGCCATCATGTATAGTGCGTTGAATGATGGAGCTTGGATTGGCTCTTCACCTTCTTTCTCACTTACGAATGTATCCGTTGAAATTCTCTCAAGCATAACCTTAACAAGTCTTTCTGTTGTTTGTGACCAAACATCAACAACCTTGTTATATCTCTCACCATTAGTAATAGAACCTTCGTTATATTCTTCAATGATTGAGTCTACTTCAGCATATGCTTCGTTAAGAATTCCTTCTTTTTCTTTTGGAATAGTCATATCCACAACGTTAATCGAGATACCTGCTCTCGTCGCCATGTCATAACCTGTTTGCATGATACTATCAGCTAATAGAACTGTATCTTTTTCAGATCCCTTTCTATAAGCAGCATCAAGAAGCTTTCCAAGTTCTTTCTTATTTAAGTTCTTATTAATATCTTCGAAGCTTAAACAAGCTGGGATGATATCAAATACGAATGTTCTACCAACAGTCGTTTCATGTAACTGACCTGCAATACGAACCTTAATAGGTGCTTGAAGGTGTAGGTTACCTGAGTGATACGCAAACTGTGCTTCTTCTTTCGAAGAGAATACTTTTCCGTATCCACGAGCATATGGTCTAACGCGAGTCATGTAGTAAAGACCAAGAACGATATCCTGAGATGGAACGATAATTGGAGAACCATCTTTTGGAGAAAGAATATTGTTTGTCGACATTGCAAGAATACGACACTCAATTTGTGCTTCAAGTGATAGAGGAACGTGAACGGCCATCTGGTCACCGTCAAAGTCAGCGTTGAATGCAGTACAAACAAGTGGGTGAAGTCTAATTGCTTTACCTTCAATAAGTACTGGCTCAAATGCTTGAATACCAAGTCTGTGTAGAGTTGGTGCACGGTTCAGAAGTACTGGGTGCTCTTGAACTACTTCTTCAAGAATGTTCCATACTTCTTCTTTTTGTTGTTCAACCATTCTCTTAGCAACTTTAATTGTAGTACAGTGACCTTTTTCAATTAATTTGTTGTAGATAAATGGCTTGAAAAGCTCAAGGGCCATAAGCTTTGGAAGACCACACTGGTGAAGTCTTAAACTTGGACCAACAACGATTACAGAACGTCCAGAATAGTCAACACGTTTACCAAGAAGGTTTTGACGGAAACGCCCTTGCTTTCCTTTTAACATATCAGATAAAGATCTTAGTGGACGCTTGTTAGCACCAGTGAATACTTTACCTCTTCTACCGTTATCAAAAAGAGCATCTACTGCTTCTTGAAGCATTCTCTTTTCGTTTCTAATGATGATTTCAGGAGCATTAAGTTCCTTAAGTCTTCTTAGACGGTTGTTTCTATTAATTACTCTTCTATAAAGATCGTTAAGATCTGAAGTAGCAAATCTACCTGCTTCAAGAGGAACAAGTGGTCTTAAATCTGGTGGTAATACAGGGATTACATCCATCATAAACCAATCTGGTCTGTTTTCAGACTTCATGATTGATTCAACAACTTTTAGTCTCTTAACAAGTTTTGTTCTTGCCATCTCAGTTGTAGCACTTGCAAGTGATCTTCTAAGAAATTTATTTTCTGTATCAATATCTAATTTCTGTAGTAGCTCTTGTACAACTTCTCCACCCATTCCAGCTTCGAAATCTACACCTTGCTCTTTAAGTTCATAGTATTGTTGTTCAGTAATTACACGTCCAACTTCTAAACCACCTTCAACACCATCAGTTGCTGAAGAAGTTACGATAAACGCTTCATAATAAAGAACTTTTTCAAGTTCTTTAAGAGTTAGGTTTAAAAGAGCTCCGAGTCTAGATGGAAGTGATCTTAAAAACCAAATGTGAGCCACTGGAGCTGCAAGTTCGATGTGTCCACATCTCTCTCTTCTAACTTTAGAAAGAGTTACTTCTACACCACATTTCTCACATACAACACCTCTGTGCTTCATTCTCTTGTACTTACCACAGATACATTCGTAATCTTTGATTGGTCCGAAAATTTTTGCACAGAAAAGACCGTCTCTTTCTGGCTTATATGTTCTATAGTTGATTGTCTCTGGTTTTTTAACTTCACCAAATGACCACTCACGGATTGTATCCGGAGAAGCCATCTTAATTGAAACAGCTTCAACACTTACTGGATCTTTTGGTTTATCAAAAAAGTTCAAAAGGTCTTTCATCTTGTGCCCTCTATAAATACCTCGAGGACGAGCCTCGAGGAAATAAGTTATCTAAAACTATCTAAGTTCTTCTTCTTCTTTCTCTTCTTCAAGCTTAACATCTAAACAAAGTGCTTGAAGCTCTCTGATAAGAACGTTAAACGATTCAGGAAGACCTGGTTCAAGAACTTGCTCACCCTTAACGATAGATTCATACATTCTAGTTCTTCCGATAACATCATCTGATTTTACCGTTAAGAATTCTTGAAGTGTATAAGCCGCACCGTAAGCTTCAAGTGCCCAAACTTCCATCTCTCCAAGACGCTGACCACCGAACTGAGCCTTACCACCAAGTGGCTGCTGAGTAACAAGTGAGTATGGCCCTGTAGAACGAGCGTGAAGTTTTTCATCTACTAAGTGGTGTAGTTTAAGCATATACATTGTTCCAACAGTTACGTCTTCAGCAAATGCATCACCTGTCTTACCATCAAATAGAGTTGTCTTACCGTTAGTTTCAAGATCCGCTAACTTCAGCATTTCTCTGATGTCTGATTCTTTAGCACCATCAAATACTTTAGTAGAGAATCTAACACCACTAGTAAGTTTCTTCGCAAGAGTTCTAACTTCTTCATCTGAAGCTTTCTTTAACCATGCTTCAGTCTCAGGAGTGTTATAGATCTTAAAGATGAAATCTTTAAATTCATGAATTTCTCTCTGCTCTTCAAGCATTAGTCTTAACTTGTCTCCAAGTCCACGACCTGCCCATCCAAGGTGAAGTTCAAGAAGCTGTCCAATGTTCATACGTGACGGAACCCCTAGTGGATTAAGTACGATTTCAACTGGAGTACCATCTGCTAGGTATGGCATATCTTCTCTTGGTAGAACGTTTGAGATAACCCCTTTGTTACCGTGACGTCCAGCCATCTTATCACCTGGCTGTAATTTTCTCTTAATCGCTACATAAACGATTACTTTCTTAATTACACCTGGAGGAAGCTCATCACCTCTGTGAAGTTTTGCAATTTCATCAGTAGTTTTTTGTCTTACTCTGTTGATTCTGTTTCTGATATCAGCAAAGTACTCAGAAAGCTTTTCTTCAAGTTCCGCTTGTAATGGAAGGTATCCAATTAGCTCAAATGGAATTGCAGAAAGGTTTTCATAAGTAACTTCAGCACCTTTAGCAAGAAGTTCAGTTGAACCATCTTCAGAAACTAGCTTATCAGATGTCTTTGCACCTTTTAGCATTTCAGCAATTTTAAGAATCGCAGATGTTTGAATTGCTTTAATCTCAATTCTTTCATCCCTTCTTAAAAGAGTTGTTTCTTGCTCGATGATTTCTTTAGATCTTGCACAAAGTTCAACACCTTCACGAGTATATACTCTAGCGTCGATAACAGTTCCTCTAACACTTGAAGGAACTCTTAGTGAAGTATCTTTAACGTCTCCAGCTTTGTCACCGAAGATCGCCTTAAGAAGTTTTTCTTCTGGAGAAAGTTGAGTCTCACCTTTTGGAGTGATTTTACCAACAAGAATGTCACCAGATTTGATGATAGCACCAACTCTAATGATACCTGCTTCATCAAGGTCTTTTAAAGACTCTTCAGAAACGTTAGGAATATCTCTAGTGATTTCTTCTTTTCCAAGTTTTGTATCTCTAGCTTCGATTTCGAATGCTTCAATGTGAACTGAAGTAAAGATATCTTGAGCTAATAGTTCTTCAGAGATTAGGATCGAGTCTTCGTAGTTATATCCACCCCATGGCATGAACGCTACAAGTACGTTTTGTCCTAGAGCAAGATCACCATTATCTGTTCCCGGTCCATCTGCAAGAACGTCACCTTTAACAACAATATCACCCTCTTTTACAAGAGCTTTTTGGTTGTTAGAAGTATTTTGGTTAGTTCTTTGGTATTTAACTAGTTTGTAGATATCTACACCAGATTCACCATCTTTGAACTTATTTCTTTGAATAACGATTCTGTTTGAATCAACAAAGATAACTCTACCGTCTTCTTTCGCAAAAAGAACCGCACCAGAATCTCTAGCAACAACTCTTTCTGTTCCAGTACCAACGATCGGAGCATCTGTTCTAACAACAGGCACGGCCTGTCTCATCATGTTCGATCCCATAAGTGCACGGTTGGCATCATCGTGCTCAAGGAATGGAATTAGAGATGTTGCAACAGAAATCATCTGAGTTGGAGAAACGTCCATTAAATCAACTTCATCAGCATTTACAAGCGTGAATTCACCAGAAGCACGAGCTGCAATATGCTCACCTTCAAGCTTTCCATCTTTCATGTTGTTTACGTCGATCTGTGCAATTACTTTTCCTTCTTCTTGGAAGGCAGTAAAATATTTAACGTCACCAATTTTCTTGTTTTCATCAACTGTTAAGTATGGAGTTTCAATGAATCCGTATTCAGAAACTTTTGCATAAGTAGCAAGCGATGTAATTAGACCAATGTTTGGTCCTTCAGGAGTCTCTACCGGACACATTCTTCCGTAGTGAGTAACGTGTACGTCACGAACTTCGAACGATGCTCTTTCACGAGTTAGACCACCTGGCCCAAGAGCTGAAAGTCTTCTCTTGTGAGTTACTTCAGAAAGTGGGTTAGTTTGATCCATAAACTGAGAAAGCTGAGAAGATCCAAAGAATTCTTTAACAGCAGCAGCAACTGGTTTTTGGTTTACAAGATCGTATGGCATCATTGTATCAATTTCTTGAATTGCCATTCTTTCTTTAACCGCTCTTTCCATTCTTACAAGACCAACTCTAAATTGGTTTTCAAGAAGTTCACCTACAGCTCTAACTCTTCTGTTACCCAAGTGATCGATATCATCAACTCTTCCCTTACCATTGTTAAGCTCAACTAGGTAATGAACAGTTTTAACGATATCTTCCTTAGTAAGAATTGTATTCTCAACAGGAATATCTGTTTGGAACTTATAATTGATTTTCATACGACCGACACGAGACAGGTCATATCTTTCTTCATTGAAGAATAAACCATTAAATAGTGCTTCAGCAGCTTCAACAGCTGGAGGCTCACCTGGTCTTAGTCTTTCAAAGATTTTAATTAGAGCTTCTTCTTTTGTATCTGTTTTATCTACAAGAAGTGTGTTTCTAATTTGGTCACCGAAGTTAATCATATCGATATAAAGAACTTTAACTTCCTTAACACCAACTGCCATTAACTCTTGGATTTTTGCTTCAGATAAAGCTTCGTTTGCTAAGCAAATTACTTCACCTGTTTCTTCATTAAAGATATCTTCCGCAACAACTTTACCAACAACGTCTTCAACTGTTGCAGCAAGAGAAGTTACTCCAGCTTCTACTAATCTCTTAATAGATGCCTTAGAATACTTTTTACCTTTTCTAACAACTGGTTTACCAGTCTTTGGATCTAGCACGTCTTCGTTTGCTCTTGTCCCAATAAGTAGGTTTAGATCAAGTACTCTTTCAAAGTTACCATCTTTAGAAAGCTTCAGTGTTTCCATTTCGTAAAATGCATTTAGAATTTCTTCAGTAGAAAGTCCTAGAGCTTTTAGTACTACGGTTGCGTGAAGTTTTCTCTTTCTATCAATTCTAGCGAATAGAATATTTTTGTGGTCAAATTCAAAGTCTAACCACGATCCTCTATGAGGAATAATTCTTGCTGAATATAATAATTTACCACTCGAGTGCTTCTTTCCGAAATCATGTTCGAAAACAATACCTGGTGATCTATGAAGCTGAGATACGATTACTCTCTCAGTTCCGTTATATACAAAAGAACCAGTTTCAGCCATTAATGGAATATTACCGAGGTAAACTTCCTGTTCCTTAATAGAAGACACAGTTCTTTGTTCGTTACCATCTTTGTCTACTGCCACATCATAAAAAACTAGTCTAACAACTACTTTTAAAGGCGACTCGTAAGAGAGACCACGTTGTCTACACTCTTTAACAGTGTATTTTGGCTCTTCAAGAGAATAACTAACAAACTCTAGTGATACAGTTTTGTTAAAGTCATGAATTGGGAAAACAGAATTGAATACTGCTTGTAAACCAACTTCTTCTCTTTTTGCGGGTGGAACATCTCTTTGCAGGAATTCTTCATAAGAACTCTGTTGTAGAAGCATCAGGGGTGGAGTTTCAAGAACAGCCGGTGTTGAGGCAAAGTTCTTACGAAACCACTCATTAGGTCTAAAAACCTCAGTCATTTGCGGTCTCCTAGATTTAAAATATTATCGTGCACGTTATTATAGTTTTTTTTATTGTTTTTTAATTTTAAACACAAAAAGGTGTGAAGGCTTAAAGGCCTTCACACCAAAATTTTTTTTCTTTACTTAATAGTAAATGTTAAGCAATTTGTAAAATAATTACTTAAGCTCTACTTTTGCACCAGCTGCTTCAAGTTTTTTCTTGATTTCTTCAGCTTCTTCTTTTGTACAAGCTTCTTTAACTGGCTTTGGAGCACCTTCTACTAGATCTTTTGCTTCTTTAAGTCCTAGTCCAGTGATTCCTCTAACTTCTTTAATAACGTTGATCTTCTTGTCACCTGCGTCAGCAAGAATTACGTCAAATTCAGTTTTTTCTTCAGCAGCAGCTGCACCAGCACCTGCACCAGCTACAGCTACAGGAGCTGCAGATACACCAAATTTTTCTTCTAGTAATTTAACTAGTTCAGCACACTCAAGTACTGACATTGCAGAGATATGATCGATTAATTGTTCGTTTGTAATAGACATTGTAAACTCCTTCAATAATTCTTTTTTAATTAATTTGTTTTAAAACTACATTATACAAGGGCTGAATTATTCAGCGGCCTCAGCAACTACAGCACCACCGTCAGCTTTCTTTTCACTAATCGCAAATAACACTCTTGCAAGTGCAGAGATTGGCGCGTTGAAAGTCGCAAGTAATGTTCCAAGCATTTCGTCTCTAGATGGAAGGTCTGCGATAGCCTTAACATCTGCGACACTTAATACTTTACCTTCTAGTAAACCACCACGTAGTTCTACTAGTTCTTGTTCTTTTCCTAGTTCTTTAAGGGCCTTTGCTACACCTGGTGCATCACCAAAAGCGAAAGCAACTGCTTGAGTTCCTTTTAAACCAGAAAGAAGAGCTTCTGCTGCTGTTCCTTGTGCAGCTTTTTCGAAAAGAGTGTTTTTGGCAACAACAATTTTACCTTCAGCATCTCTTACGTTCTTTCTTAGACCTGTAGATACGTTTGATTTCAAACCTACTAAGTTCGTAAGAAAGATTGCTTTTGCATTATCAATGTCGGCCTTAAGCCCCGTGATAATTGCATCCTTCTCGGATCTTGTTAACATTTATTACCTCCTATATCGCTGGAGTGAGATTTAAGCAGGCCTTATGGGGCGTTAAACATTTACAGCAGCCCCACCGACTTTCATCACCTCTACGTATTATTTACTTGCACCAACTGTTGTAGCTTCTAGTGTATCAATTTTGATACCTGGACCCATAGTAGTACTGATTGCAAGAGACTTCATATATGTCCCTTTAGCACTAGATGGTTTAGCTTTGATGATTGCAGAAATCATAGCATCGATATTCTTTCTAAGATCTGAATCAGAGAAAGATGATTTTCCAACAGGAACGTGGATAATCCCGTTCTTTTCTGTTCTGTACTCTACCTTACCAGCTTTTTGCTCTTGAACAGCTTTTTCAACGTCAGTTGTAACTGTACCAAGTTTTGGGTTAGGCATTAGACCTCTTGGTCCAAGTACTCTACCGATTCTACCAAGTTTACCCATCATATCTGGAGTAGCGATCATTCTATCGAACTCTAACCAACCACCAGCAATTTTTGCGATGATGTCATCACCACCAACAAAATCTGCTCCAGCATCTTCAGCTTTCTTTAGGTTTTCACCAGAAGTAAGAACACAGATTCTAACTGTTTTACCTGTACCAGCTGGAAGAGAAATTGCTCCTCTAATCATTTGGTCAGCGTGACGTGGATCAACACCAAGTCTGAATGCTAAATCTACAGTTTCGTCGAAGTTTGCATATTTTACTTCTTTACAAAGTTTAATAGCATCATCGATTGAGTAATTTGCTGTTGCATCAACTTTTGCTAATGCGTCTAAATATTTTTTTGATTTATTTCCCATAATAACCTCAGTTGGTTCAAACGACTTTTACAAGTCTCCCAATTAGTAATCTAGCTTAATTCCCATTGAACGACATGAACCTTCAATTGTTCTCTCTGCTGCTTCTTGAGTAGCTGCAGTAAGATCTGGTCTTTTCGTTTCAACAATTTGCTCAACAATCTTCTTAGAAACTGCACCAACTGTTTCTGTACCAGTTTTTTGTGCACCTCTTTTAAGCTTCATTAAGTCCTTAAGCAAGTAAGATGCTGGAGGTGTTTTAGTAACGAATGTAAACGATCTGTCTGAATACACAGTAATGATTGTAGGAAGGATTACTCCTGCATCTTTTTGTGTTTTCGCGTTGAAAGCTTTACAAAATTCCATGATGTTAACACCCTTTTGACCGAGTGCTGGACCTACTGGAGGAGAAGGGTTAGCTTTTCCACCTGGAATTTGTAGCTTAATGAAACCTGTAATTTTCTTAGCCATTTTTAACTCCTGCGAACTTTAAGTTCTACCAACTAATTAACCTATTTTTTCAACCTGAGAGTAATCTAATTCAACTGGTGTTGGTCTACCAAAAATTGAAACGTTTACCTTCAGTTTTCCTTTTTCATTTACAGCTTCTACAGTACCGACGAATGAAGCAAATGGACCTTCAATAACTTTAACTTGCTCACCTTCAGCAAAGTTAACGCTTGTTCTAGTCTTCTTAACTCCACCTTCAGACTTACCTGTCATATATGCCGCTTCTTCTGCAGAAAGTGGCGCAGGCTTATCCGCTGTTCCACCAACAAAACCAGTGATTTTATCAGTATCTTTAACAAGGTGCCATGTCTTATCATTCATGACCATATTAATCAATACATAACCAGGAAAAAGTTTTTTCGTAATTGTACGCTTCTTTCCACCTGCATGTGTTGTTACTTTTTCTTCAGGTACTACGATTTCACCAAAGTACTCACCTAGTTTGTGGTTTACGATACGCTCTCTAAGAGTTTTCTGTACCTTACCTTCTTGCCCTGTTAGTGCTTTAGCAATGTACCACTTCATATCAGCTGCATATGCTGATACTTCTTCAGAAGTTGTTTCTTCTGATGTTACTTCGTTTGAATCAACCATTTTTAATCCTTATTAAAGAATTGTATCTAGTAATTTTCTAAACCCTAAGTCTACAAGTACGAAAATTCCACTTATAATACTTAAAGCTATTACCAATCCTATTGTCGTTTTTAGTACGTCATCTTTTTTCGGCCACATAACTTTTACAAGTTCAGAGTAAACCCTATCGAGGTGCTCTGAAGCCGACTTATTTTTAATTACAGAAACAAAAATAACTACTGCTACTGCAATACCAACTACTTGAATTGTAATCGGAAAGTTTGGCACTTTCGCTTCCAGGTCAAACCATTCACCCATTTGTTCAAGAAAACGAATAACTACTAACCCGCAAATTCCACTTACGATAGCTAAAAATGAATTAATCCATTTTTTACTGTCTTCACTTTTTATGAGAGACATGCTCAATTCCTTCTGTTTAAATTAGTTCTATGACAAAGTATCAGACTTATATCTCTTAAAAAGAAGTATTTGTCCAGCATTTTGCAAAAAAAACCTATCAATAGATATGATTGTAATTGACACGTAGAGACGTTTTTTGAATAAATGAGTGGCGGGCGCATAAGGATTCGAA
This window encodes:
- the nusG gene encoding transcription termination/antitermination protein NusG: MKWYIAKALTGQEGKVQKTLRERIVNHKLGEYFGEIVVPEEKVTTHAGGKKRTITKKLFPGYVLINMVMNDKTWHLVKDTDKITGFVGGTADKPAPLSAEEAAYMTGKSEGGVKKTRTSVNFAEGEQVKVIEGPFASFVGTVEAVNEKGKLKVNVSIFGRPTPVELDYSQVEKIG
- the secE gene encoding preprotein translocase subunit SecE, which encodes MSLIKSEDSKKWINSFLAIVSGICGLVVIRFLEQMGEWFDLEAKVPNFPITIQVVGIAVAVVIFVSVIKNKSASEHLDRVYSELVKVMWPKKDDVLKTTIGLVIALSIISGIFVLVDLGFRKLLDTIL